The region AGGGTCTACAGGAGAGCTCCGAGGCAGACGCAGACAGCTCAACCCGTGCAGCCGTTGCAGACGCAGCAGTATCAATCCAATGTCCAGGTCAGTGAAGAATCCGCCGGCCTTGAGGGCGGAAAAAAGAAGATCGTTAAAAAGTATGACGCTTCGGGCAAACTTATCTCAGAAGAAGAGATATACTACTAAAGAAGAGGCTAAGCGATAGCCAAAATTGAGACTAAACCCCACATCCGGGCGATCGCTGATATTAATTCGGTGGAGCTATGTGGGGTTTTTCTTTTTGAACCGCAATTACGATGCGAAAACAAATCAATTTTAAAAATATACAGATAATCGCGCTGATAGCGGCGTCTCTTGTCTATTTGGGTATTAAATCTCTGCCGCCTTTATCGGCAAGCGCGTTTGCGAAGGATGAATACCGCCTTGTGTCTCAGGTAGTGGATGGGGATACACTCAAACTTTCCGGCGGCGACCGGGTGAGGTTAATAGGCGTTGATACTCCCGAAGTGCATTATAGTGCGAAGCTTTTGAGCGACGCCAAAAAAAGCTCAAGGAATATAAAATCCATTCAAGAATCGGGTAGAAAAGCTTCGAGCTTTACGAAAGGATTGTGCGGGGGGAAGAAGATCAGGCTTGAGTTTGATGTTGAAAAAGAGGATAGGTACGGCAGGCTTTTAGCATATGTATATCTGGAAGACGGGACTTTTGTCAATGCAAGGATTATCGAAGAAGGGTATGCGCAGGTCATGACCATACCGCCTAACGTGAAACACGCGGAATATTTTTTAAGGCTTCAAAAGGAGTCCAGGGAAAAGCGTAAGGGGTTGTGGACTGCGAACGATAATTTGTGAACGGGGGACAGTATGGAAGAGATAAAGATATATAAAAATATAGACTTTACGGCGCCTATCATGATATCCGGGTGGCCCGGAATGGGAAATGTTGCCCTGGGGGTTGTGGAGTACCTGCACAAGAAGCTGGGGGCCGTGAAATTCGCCGAGATAACGGTCGATCCCATGGCAATACTTGATTCTGTCGTGGTCGATAAAGGTATGGCGGCCTTCCCGCCGGTACCGCAGAATACGTTTTATTACATAAAAAATCCTGAGATGATAATCTTTGTAGGAGAAGCCCAATTGCCGGGACGTTCCGGCATAGGCCTTTTGAATAAGATGCTGGATTTCGCGGCGGGGCTCAAGGTTAAGACGATATTCACCGGCGCCGCATTTCCTATGCCTGTAAGCTACAAGGAATTGCCGCGCGTCTATGCAGCTGTGAATAGAAAACCGCTTGGCGACAGCGTCAGGAGGTGCGGTGTCAGCCTGATGGATGACGGCCACATATCAGGCATGAACGGTCTTTTGCTGGGATTTGCCAAGCAAAAGAATATCGATGCCGTGTGCCTTTTAGCCACAATGCCGCAATATGCGATAGGCCTTCCGAACCCTAAGGCCTCCGGAGCCGTTATCGACGTATTGCGTAAGATCCTGAGTTTTAAGATCAGCTTCCAGGAGCTGGGCGAGCAGATAAAGGATGTAGACGAAAAAATGGCGGCTATCGAAGAAAAAGTAGGTGATGTGCTGACGTTCGAAAAAGAGGAGCCCGAGCATTTGCCCTCGGAGAAGAAGATACCCGCTTATATAATGGAAAAGATCGAAAAACTTTTCCAGGAGACGAGGCTTGATAAAGCCAAGGCCGCTATGCTGAAAAACGAGCTGGACAGATGGGACCTCTACGCATTCTATGAAGACAGGTTCCTGGATCTATTTAAATAATGATTAAGAAAGTCCTGCCTGACTGTGCGGTCATCGATAAGACAATATTCGCTATCAAGAAAAAATAGGATCTAACAGTGGAAAAATTGTCTAGGAATATGATATGGATGGGCGCAGCCAACTGCGTCAGCAGTCTTTTCGGCGCCATAATGCTCATATATCTCGCCAGGACGTTAATGCCGGCGGCGCTGGGAAATCTTTCATATGCGATATCGATCATAGTCTTTTTAGCCAGTTTCTTAGACCTGGGGTTATCGACCTATGGTATTAGGGAGGTGGCTAAAGCGGGTGGATCCGATGTGTCGGAGTACGTGTCCAATATTGTGTCGTTAAGGTTTGTTATAGCTGTAATATTGACCGTAATAGTCGCCGCAGTTTCAATGATATCCC is a window of Candidatus Omnitrophota bacterium DNA encoding:
- a CDS encoding thermonuclease family protein, translated to MRKQINFKNIQIIALIAASLVYLGIKSLPPLSASAFAKDEYRLVSQVVDGDTLKLSGGDRVRLIGVDTPEVHYSAKLLSDAKKSSRNIKSIQESGRKASSFTKGLCGGKKIRLEFDVEKEDRYGRLLAYVYLEDGTFVNARIIEEGYAQVMTIPPNVKHAEYFLRLQKESREKRKGLWTANDNL
- a CDS encoding PAC2 family protein; translated protein: MEEIKIYKNIDFTAPIMISGWPGMGNVALGVVEYLHKKLGAVKFAEITVDPMAILDSVVVDKGMAAFPPVPQNTFYYIKNPEMIIFVGEAQLPGRSGIGLLNKMLDFAAGLKVKTIFTGAAFPMPVSYKELPRVYAAVNRKPLGDSVRRCGVSLMDDGHISGMNGLLLGFAKQKNIDAVCLLATMPQYAIGLPNPKASGAVIDVLRKILSFKISFQELGEQIKDVDEKMAAIEEKVGDVLTFEKEEPEHLPSEKKIPAYIMEKIEKLFQETRLDKAKAAMLKNELDRWDLYAFYEDRFLDLFK